In Spirosoma aureum, a single genomic region encodes these proteins:
- a CDS encoding DUF937 domain-containing protein has protein sequence MAIHLLSYLKEQFTPGVIDQLSGDLGETPAGTLKAVTGSLPTLLGALTRRIQSSGGAMSIISFLEKGDYSDTPLDVGQVTDSQPKTADTSAAGRAFLDAVFEDKLTRTTGLISTYSGVKPESSLIILELAGSVLMGVLGRQEQEKGLTANSLTTLLQGQASDFRTALPSGLDAVGSLLGFNELETTSGPTTEVQGEDNFSGTVLNPNIPKSAEGDRRRENVSWLRWVMFAIAALVLALLVQKCRENQNGVDGVSTDSTSRVESNAVEDTSAATKQSIKEAHGQVDDSTASGPLGSRDSAQSRP, from the coding sequence ATGGCTATTCATTTATTATCCTACCTGAAAGAACAGTTCACGCCGGGCGTGATCGATCAGCTCAGTGGCGATCTTGGCGAGACCCCCGCCGGCACTCTTAAAGCTGTTACGGGTTCGTTACCCACTTTGCTGGGCGCTTTAACCCGGCGGATTCAGTCAAGCGGAGGGGCTATGTCAATTATTAGTTTTCTGGAAAAAGGTGATTACAGTGATACGCCCCTCGATGTGGGGCAGGTGACCGATTCGCAGCCGAAAACTGCCGACACATCTGCCGCTGGACGTGCTTTTCTGGATGCGGTTTTTGAGGATAAACTCACCCGAACCACCGGCCTGATCAGTACATACAGTGGTGTGAAACCAGAGTCGTCGCTGATAATTCTGGAATTAGCTGGCTCGGTACTAATGGGTGTTCTGGGAAGACAGGAACAGGAAAAAGGCCTGACTGCCAACAGCCTTACCACATTGTTACAGGGACAGGCTTCCGATTTCAGAACGGCGCTGCCTAGCGGTTTGGATGCCGTTGGAAGTTTGCTTGGGTTTAACGAACTGGAAACAACATCAGGACCAACAACCGAGGTGCAGGGTGAAGATAATTTCAGCGGTACGGTTCTGAATCCTAATATTCCGAAAAGTGCTGAAGGCGACCGGCGACGTGAAAATGTTAGCTGGTTGCGCTGGGTTATGTTTGCTATTGCCGCTTTGGTTCTGGCCTTACTCGTGCAAAAGTGCCGCGAAAACCAAAACGGTGTCGATGGTGTCAGTACTGACTCAACCAGTCGGGTCGAATCAAATGCTGTAGAAGATACGTCGGCAGCAACAAAGCAAAGTATAAAGGAAGCCCACGGTCAGGTTGATGATTCAACCGCTTCTGGCCCATTAGGGAGCCGTGATTCAGCTCAGTCCCGTCCATAA
- a CDS encoding class I SAM-dependent DNA methyltransferase — protein sequence MIEHRGEYEKMFRLEGQLWWYRILHERVAATIKNYFGERRDIQILDAGCGTGGLLDFLRKLSYKNLNGIDGSTDAVAFCHERGLPVVLVNLNELAAFRPDERYDVIVCNDVFCYFEDDDLLNLVKALAHRLKPDGLLISNNNAFNVFRGEHDLAVGSGRRFVQSDFNQLMPDAGLRIRKATYWSFILSPLILAIRQWQSWQLRSGWIKPENVQSDVYLPGAWLNETLYAIVSAEAKILPRTPFGSSLFIVSKPV from the coding sequence ATGATTGAGCACAGAGGAGAATATGAAAAAATGTTTCGGCTGGAAGGGCAGTTATGGTGGTATCGTATTCTGCATGAGCGCGTAGCTGCTACAATCAAAAACTACTTCGGTGAGCGTCGGGATATTCAGATTCTAGATGCGGGTTGTGGAACCGGTGGGTTACTGGACTTTTTGCGAAAACTCAGCTACAAAAATCTCAATGGTATCGATGGATCGACGGATGCCGTAGCGTTCTGTCATGAACGCGGCTTACCCGTTGTATTAGTCAATCTGAATGAACTGGCTGCCTTTAGACCGGATGAACGCTACGATGTCATTGTCTGCAACGATGTCTTTTGCTATTTCGAGGATGACGATTTGCTCAATTTAGTAAAAGCGCTGGCTCATCGACTTAAACCCGATGGGCTGCTGATCAGTAACAACAACGCCTTCAATGTATTTCGGGGGGAGCACGATCTGGCTGTAGGAAGTGGCCGAAGGTTTGTTCAGTCCGATTTTAATCAGCTGATGCCAGATGCTGGATTACGCATCAGAAAAGCAACGTATTGGAGTTTTATTTTGTCACCGCTCATCCTGGCGATCCGGCAGTGGCAAAGCTGGCAGCTTCGATCTGGCTGGATAAAGCCCGAAAATGTCCAGTCGGATGTATATTTGCCCGGCGCATGGCTTAACGAAACGCTTTATGCGATTGTCAGCGCCGAAGCAAAAATCCTTCCCCGAACCCCATTTGGAAGTTCGCTGTTTATAGTCTCGAAGCCAGTTTAA
- a CDS encoding T9SS type A sorting domain-containing protein, with translation MDIALPVIPHRYIRRVFLCGFLLLACLLSASIGLAQTPLNLPFFDDFSKPSGATGEQPNTALWMPGSGVYINNTMGINQPTVNIATFDGLRANGLPYIQTNQLAQDYTDTLTSQPINLGAMTASSGVYLSFFYQIKGLGEQPDGGSISILPRKSVVPGDTTTKFDTIVNQPADSLLLQFLGKDNVWRNVWAIAGDTTNNNFIQTFVPVTNPIYFHPGFAFRFRSFGRASGPFDTWHIDYVYLNKGRSPNDKFVLDAAMRQALSPFLKRYTAMPLAQYLVKPDAETADTITTDVRNLNNVLNNLKYNFIVRDEVSGRVLQADTLEATNRFLIGESALLRKTVRPISARSLSGATRAVLRYEYSIKTSDEQNPTIPGSVLKQNDTISTRAVLDNYYAYDDGTWEYGLQLGPRERVAVRFILNKPDTMAGVQACIVPFRTNQTGQPFVITVYGNTGRSNNGKVDGQPGPVLYQKAFTMQYPPSRNGFINFQFDRGIAVKDTFYIGYQQISTIDTTFLRLGFDKNSPFGSQIFYNGGSLWEQNLANATSPNNAGVNLLGAFMLRPVMGGKGTGLVTAIDEPRPQIPLQAYPNPTTGLIHWDSQRVNRLDVINLTGRILHSVEPSRGQQTLDLSHLPDGLYLLRFVESDRSAIQKVIIQH, from the coding sequence ATGGATATTGCGCTACCTGTTATTCCGCATCGATACATTCGTCGGGTGTTTTTATGCGGTTTTCTTCTTTTGGCTTGTTTGTTGTCAGCGTCGATTGGCTTGGCCCAAACCCCGTTGAACTTACCTTTCTTCGATGATTTCTCGAAACCATCCGGTGCAACAGGAGAGCAGCCGAATACAGCGCTCTGGATGCCGGGCAGTGGCGTTTACATTAACAATACGATGGGTATTAATCAGCCCACCGTCAACATAGCCACCTTTGATGGATTACGGGCCAATGGGTTACCCTATATTCAGACTAATCAGCTCGCTCAGGATTATACCGATACGCTCACATCCCAGCCTATTAATCTGGGCGCTATGACTGCCAGTAGTGGCGTTTATCTTAGTTTCTTTTATCAGATTAAAGGCTTGGGCGAGCAGCCCGATGGAGGCAGTATATCCATTTTGCCAAGGAAGAGTGTTGTTCCCGGTGATACGACTACGAAATTTGATACCATCGTGAATCAGCCGGCCGATTCGCTATTGCTTCAGTTTCTGGGAAAAGACAATGTATGGCGAAATGTATGGGCAATTGCGGGTGATACAACCAACAATAATTTTATTCAGACATTTGTACCAGTTACTAATCCAATCTATTTCCACCCCGGCTTTGCTTTTCGGTTTCGCTCGTTTGGGCGGGCATCCGGTCCATTCGATACCTGGCACATCGATTATGTGTACCTGAATAAAGGTCGTTCACCAAACGATAAATTTGTGCTGGATGCGGCTATGCGACAGGCACTGAGCCCGTTTCTAAAACGATACACAGCTATGCCGCTGGCCCAATATCTGGTTAAGCCGGATGCTGAAACGGCCGATACCATTACGACCGATGTCAGGAACCTGAACAATGTACTGAACAACCTGAAATACAATTTCATCGTTCGTGATGAGGTGTCGGGTCGGGTGTTGCAGGCCGATACACTAGAAGCTACAAACCGATTTCTGATTGGAGAGTCAGCTTTACTGCGTAAAACTGTCCGACCGATTTCAGCCAGGAGCCTTAGTGGAGCCACCCGTGCTGTTTTGCGGTATGAGTATAGCATAAAAACGTCAGATGAGCAGAATCCAACTATTCCAGGCAGTGTACTGAAGCAGAATGATACCATTTCAACCAGGGCGGTACTCGATAATTACTATGCTTATGACGATGGAACCTGGGAGTATGGCCTGCAGCTTGGACCACGCGAACGGGTTGCTGTGCGCTTTATCCTGAACAAACCCGATACAATGGCTGGCGTTCAGGCCTGTATTGTGCCGTTCCGGACCAATCAGACTGGTCAGCCTTTTGTGATTACTGTGTATGGTAATACTGGCCGAAGCAACAATGGAAAGGTTGATGGACAACCAGGCCCAGTCCTCTATCAAAAAGCCTTCACCATGCAGTATCCACCCTCGCGCAATGGTTTTATAAACTTTCAGTTTGACAGAGGTATTGCCGTTAAAGATACATTCTATATTGGTTATCAGCAGATAAGTACGATTGATACAACATTTCTGCGATTGGGTTTTGACAAAAACAGTCCCTTCGGTTCGCAGATTTTCTATAATGGAGGAAGTCTCTGGGAACAGAACTTAGCGAATGCGACTAGCCCCAATAATGCAGGCGTAAATTTGCTCGGTGCGTTTATGCTTCGTCCGGTAATGGGCGGTAAAGGAACGGGCCTTGTAACCGCTATTGACGAACCTAGACCACAGATTCCACTACAGGCCTACCCTAATCCAACAACAGGACTCATTCATTGGGACAGTCAACGAGTAAATCGATTGGACGTAATCAATCTGACTGGCCGAATCCTGCATTCAGTCGAACCAAGTCGGGGGCAGCAAACGTTAGATCTGAGTCATCTGCCCGATGGTTTGTATCTGCTTCGATTCGTTGAGAGCGATCGGTCAGCTATTCAAAAAGTAATTATTCAACACTAA
- the miaA gene encoding tRNA (adenosine(37)-N6)-dimethylallyltransferase MiaA yields MKTLLIVAGPTAVGKTALCVRLARSLHTDVVSADSRQLYRELNIGTAKPRPDEMQGVRHYFIDSHSITDAVNAGRYERECLALLDELFQKKDIIILSGGTGLYINAASFGLDDMPPVDPNLRQQLRIRWQTEGLEVLQNELRRLDPTYVETADMQNPARVLRALEVCLSTGKPYSSFRQQRKANRPFQSMFIALDRPREELYDRIDARMDAMLNAGLVDEAQSLLPYRHLSALQTVGYQEIFPYLDGDYDYDEMVRLLKRNSRRYAKRQLTWFHNQGDYHWFGPEDDKAIFELAVGGLQ; encoded by the coding sequence TTGAAGACATTGCTCATCGTAGCCGGGCCTACAGCTGTAGGTAAAACGGCTCTCTGCGTCCGGCTCGCCCGGTCACTCCATACCGACGTCGTTTCTGCTGACTCACGGCAGCTATATCGTGAATTGAACATCGGTACAGCCAAGCCCAGGCCTGATGAAATGCAGGGTGTCCGGCATTATTTTATCGATTCCCATTCGATAACCGACGCCGTAAATGCGGGCCGTTATGAGCGCGAATGCCTGGCTTTATTAGATGAACTCTTTCAGAAAAAAGACATTATAATTTTATCGGGCGGAACCGGTCTTTACATCAATGCCGCATCTTTTGGCCTGGATGATATGCCTCCCGTAGACCCGAACCTACGTCAGCAATTACGAATCAGGTGGCAAACAGAAGGGTTAGAAGTGCTTCAGAATGAATTACGTCGACTAGATCCTACCTATGTAGAAACTGCCGATATGCAAAACCCCGCCCGAGTATTGCGTGCGCTGGAGGTCTGTTTATCAACGGGAAAACCCTATTCATCGTTTCGACAACAACGCAAGGCTAATCGCCCTTTCCAATCGATGTTTATTGCCCTCGATCGGCCGCGCGAAGAACTTTACGACCGCATCGATGCCCGAATGGATGCCATGCTCAATGCCGGATTAGTTGATGAAGCTCAATCACTCCTTCCCTATCGGCATTTGTCTGCGCTCCAAACGGTGGGCTACCAGGAAATTTTTCCTTATCTGGATGGTGATTATGATTACGACGAGATGGTGCGTTTACTCAAACGCAACTCCCGGCGTTATGCCAAACGGCAACTCACCTGGTTTCATAATCAGGGCGACTATCACTGGTTCGGCCCTGAAGATGACAAAGCGATTTTTGAGTTGGCAGTAGGCGGTCTACAGTAG
- a CDS encoding DegT/DnrJ/EryC1/StrS family aminotransferase, with amino-acid sequence MIPFLDLKRINQPHLEQIREANERVLYSGWYILGQEVERFERQFADFCGTRHCIGVANGLDALTLVLKAWDFPANSEVIVPSNAYIASVLSVTLANLIPVWVEPDPNTYLLDPACIEAAITDRTRAILPVHLYGRCCDMGPIREVAEKYGLTILEDAAQAHGATYNGKQAGNLGDAAGWSFYPSKNLGALGDAGAITTNDDVLADRIRALRNYGSSQKYVNNFIGHNSRLDELQAAILSAKLPSLMLENKRRRTLAKLYLTGIANPEVLLPPADQLEEDVWHLFVIRYPRRDILRTFLLERGIGTDVHYPIPPHRQHAYKQYAHCSLPISEQLHGEVLSLPLNPSLTDEEVIYIIDTINQFSD; translated from the coding sequence ATGATTCCTTTTCTGGACTTAAAGCGTATTAATCAACCCCATCTGGAGCAGATACGTGAAGCCAACGAGCGAGTATTGTATTCGGGCTGGTATATTCTGGGGCAGGAAGTTGAGCGCTTTGAACGCCAGTTTGCTGATTTTTGCGGAACTCGTCACTGCATTGGCGTTGCCAACGGGCTTGACGCACTCACGCTGGTACTGAAAGCGTGGGACTTCCCGGCCAATAGTGAAGTAATCGTACCTTCCAATGCCTATATCGCATCCGTCCTCAGCGTTACACTGGCTAACCTGATACCTGTCTGGGTCGAACCTGATCCGAATACCTATCTCCTTGACCCAGCCTGTATTGAAGCGGCTATAACCGACCGCACCAGAGCGATTCTCCCTGTTCATTTATACGGTCGCTGCTGTGATATGGGGCCGATTCGTGAGGTAGCCGAAAAATATGGCCTGACTATTCTGGAAGATGCTGCTCAGGCCCACGGTGCAACTTATAACGGAAAACAGGCAGGAAACCTTGGAGATGCTGCCGGTTGGAGTTTTTATCCCAGCAAAAACCTGGGTGCTTTAGGTGATGCCGGGGCCATTACCACAAACGACGATGTTCTGGCTGACCGGATCAGGGCGTTGCGGAATTATGGATCATCGCAGAAATACGTCAATAATTTTATCGGACACAACAGCCGCCTGGATGAACTACAAGCCGCTATTTTGTCGGCAAAATTACCATCGCTGATGCTGGAAAATAAGCGACGCAGAACATTGGCAAAACTGTATCTGACGGGTATTGCCAATCCTGAAGTGCTATTGCCACCGGCCGATCAACTTGAAGAGGATGTTTGGCATTTGTTTGTGATCAGATACCCTCGGCGCGATATACTGCGCACATTTCTGCTTGAACGAGGTATTGGTACGGATGTTCATTACCCCATTCCACCTCACAGGCAACATGCTTACAAACAGTATGCTCACTGCTCGCTGCCAATCTCGGAGCAACTGCATGGTGAAGTACTCAGTTTGCCACTCAATCCATCGCTGACAGACGAAGAGGTGATTTATATAATTGACACGATAAATCAATTTAGCGACTGA
- a CDS encoding sugar 3,4-ketoisomerase: protein MAKLYELKTFVSDNGNLTVFENVIPGTIQRVFYIYGAGQNPRAGHRHVRAWNALICLNGSCRVYNHNGKVENTYYLDDPRQCLVLEPEDWHIMDEFSDDAILLVVSNELYDKDDYIHEPYPNSRRTDESVLADSE, encoded by the coding sequence CTACGAGCTAAAAACATTTGTTTCTGATAACGGAAACCTGACTGTCTTCGAAAACGTGATTCCGGGGACAATCCAGCGGGTTTTCTATATATATGGAGCTGGGCAGAATCCACGTGCCGGTCATCGTCACGTGCGTGCGTGGAATGCGCTTATTTGTCTGAATGGAAGTTGCCGTGTATACAATCATAACGGAAAGGTAGAAAATACTTATTATCTGGATGATCCGCGGCAGTGCCTTGTTCTGGAGCCTGAAGACTGGCATATCATGGATGAATTTTCGGACGATGCGATTCTGCTCGTTGTTTCGAATGAGCTTTACGATAAAGACGACTATATCCACGAACCCTACCCGAACAGCCGACGTACTGATGAGTCGGTACTAGCCGATTCAGAATGA
- a CDS encoding glycosyltransferase family 2 protein encodes MELSVVIPVYNSERTIGPLVERLQSCITQHSFEVVLVNDGSADDSEAVCLQVADKYTNVRFISLRRNFGEFNAVMCGLNHAKGQYVVIIDDDFQNPPEAILTLLTKATVGNYDVVYSYYAQKQHHWFRNAGSWLVNTLTTYSLDKPRDLYLSSFKLIRREVVEEIIKYKGPYPYIDGLIFRVTANIGRVEVPHHSRTEGRSNYTIRKLVALFLTVFIGYSLWPIRVFTMIGVVLFGFGLIMGTGLWIGYITDLINPAGWIIVCWAIGTASGLQLLFLGIIGEYLGKLFMAYSGLPTYVEKKQSNRHSADELQ; translated from the coding sequence ATGGAGCTAAGCGTCGTTATACCAGTCTACAATAGCGAGCGGACAATTGGGCCACTGGTAGAACGGTTGCAGTCCTGTATAACGCAGCATTCGTTTGAGGTGGTATTAGTGAACGATGGTAGTGCCGATGATTCAGAAGCCGTTTGTTTACAAGTTGCCGATAAGTATACCAACGTTCGCTTTATTTCATTACGCAGAAATTTCGGTGAGTTTAACGCCGTCATGTGTGGACTAAACCATGCAAAAGGCCAGTATGTCGTTATTATTGACGACGATTTTCAGAACCCTCCCGAAGCGATACTGACCCTGCTCACGAAAGCAACAGTCGGTAACTATGACGTGGTTTACAGTTATTATGCCCAAAAGCAACATCACTGGTTCCGAAACGCAGGTAGTTGGCTGGTTAACACGTTAACAACATATTCGCTGGATAAACCGCGTGATTTGTATCTGTCCAGTTTCAAACTTATTCGTCGTGAAGTTGTCGAAGAGATTATTAAATACAAAGGACCATACCCCTATATTGACGGCTTGATTTTTCGGGTTACAGCGAACATTGGCCGGGTCGAAGTACCTCATCATAGCCGTACGGAAGGTCGCTCAAACTATACGATCAGGAAACTGGTCGCTCTGTTTTTGACTGTATTTATTGGGTATTCGCTCTGGCCAATTCGTGTCTTCACGATGATTGGTGTTGTTTTGTTCGGCTTCGGGTTAATAATGGGTACCGGGTTGTGGATAGGCTATATAACTGATCTCATAAATCCTGCGGGATGGATTATTGTCTGTTGGGCAATTGGAACCGCCAGCGGGTTACAGCTCCTCTTTTTAGGCATAATAGGCGAATATCTGGGTAAACTGTTTATGGCCTATAGCGGGCTTCCTACCTATGTAGAAAAGAAACAATCAAATCGACATTCAGCTGACGAGTTACAATGA
- a CDS encoding winged helix-turn-helix transcriptional regulator, with protein sequence MNDNTHTQILSDVSHPVLKKTLDIICGKWRLYIIFQLSEQDRRYGELRRMVPDVSEKVLIQELKALVALGVLQKKSYNEVPPRVEYGLTEKAREILPILQQIMVIGKTFLVP encoded by the coding sequence ATGAACGATAATACCCATACTCAAATCCTATCTGACGTCTCGCATCCGGTTCTGAAAAAAACATTGGATATTATTTGCGGCAAATGGCGCCTTTACATTATTTTCCAATTAAGTGAACAGGATCGACGATATGGTGAATTGCGCCGAATGGTACCTGATGTCAGCGAAAAAGTATTGATCCAGGAGTTGAAAGCTTTAGTAGCACTAGGGGTGCTACAGAAAAAATCGTATAACGAAGTCCCTCCACGTGTTGAATACGGCCTTACCGAAAAAGCACGGGAAATACTACCTATTTTACAACAGATAATGGTCATTGGAAAAACGTTTCTTGTGCCATAG
- a CDS encoding rhodanese-like domain-containing protein, with the protein MDITVQELKERLEKGEKLNLIDVREPNEYEADNIGAQLIPLGDLPYQLDELDGLQDEEVIVHCRSGKRSAMAQQILEQNGFNNVRNVIGGMLAYRAQ; encoded by the coding sequence ATGGATATTACAGTACAGGAATTGAAAGAACGGCTTGAAAAAGGCGAAAAATTGAATCTTATCGACGTCCGGGAACCAAACGAATACGAAGCCGATAACATTGGCGCACAGCTTATTCCATTAGGTGATTTGCCGTATCAACTTGACGAGCTCGACGGCCTTCAGGATGAAGAAGTAATTGTTCATTGCCGGTCGGGTAAGCGTAGCGCGATGGCTCAGCAAATTCTGGAACAGAATGGTTTCAACAATGTTCGCAATGTTATTGGCGGCATGCTGGCCTACCGGGCACAATAA
- a CDS encoding riboflavin synthase, translating to MFTGIIETTGLVAGIEAEGTNLTFRIESSLAAELKIDQSVSHNGVCLTVTSVADGSYTVTAVDETLKKTNLGQLQIGERVNLERCMPANGRFDGHIVQGHVDQTGICTNVQDLDGSWLFDFQYDPNLAGNVTVEKGSICINGVSLTVFNSHDDGFRVTIIPYTYEHTSFRDLKSGDIVNLEFDVVGKYIKKMLVGYR from the coding sequence ATGTTTACTGGAATCATAGAAACCACTGGCCTGGTGGCAGGTATCGAAGCTGAGGGCACTAATTTGACCTTTCGTATTGAATCGTCGCTGGCTGCTGAATTGAAAATTGATCAAAGTGTCAGCCATAATGGCGTCTGCCTGACTGTTACGAGCGTTGCCGATGGAAGCTATACGGTAACGGCCGTTGACGAAACCCTGAAAAAAACCAATCTGGGTCAGCTTCAGATTGGCGAACGGGTCAATCTGGAGCGATGCATGCCTGCCAATGGTCGGTTTGATGGCCATATCGTTCAGGGTCATGTCGACCAAACGGGAATCTGCACCAATGTGCAGGATCTGGATGGGAGCTGGCTGTTTGATTTTCAGTACGACCCCAATCTGGCGGGCAATGTAACAGTTGAAAAAGGATCGATTTGTATCAATGGAGTCAGTCTAACCGTTTTCAATTCACATGACGACGGTTTTCGGGTAACAATTATACCCTACACGTATGAACACACGAGTTTTCGGGATCTGAAATCCGGAGATATTGTTAATCTGGAATTTGACGTTGTAGGGAAGTATATTAAAAAAATGCTGGTAGGCTATCGGTAA
- the lysM gene encoding peptidoglycan-binding protein LysM has protein sequence MGLLSFFKGVGEKIFHKEQTAPPADPVQAEKVEPVRAQALLDHVKQLGLSYNSLTVKTKGDTVTLTGSVKSQEDSEKIALAVGNVEGVSAVDNQLDVAEPTPEGKYYTVKSGDSLSKIAKEVYGDPMKYGVIFEANKPMLKDPDLIYPDQVLRIPTL, from the coding sequence ATGGGTCTCTTATCGTTTTTCAAAGGAGTTGGAGAAAAGATCTTCCATAAGGAGCAAACGGCCCCCCCCGCTGATCCGGTACAAGCAGAAAAGGTCGAACCAGTACGTGCCCAGGCATTGCTTGATCATGTCAAACAATTGGGATTGTCGTATAACAGTCTGACTGTTAAAACGAAAGGTGATACTGTTACGCTGACAGGTTCTGTTAAGTCGCAGGAAGACTCAGAAAAGATCGCTTTAGCTGTTGGTAATGTAGAAGGTGTTAGCGCAGTGGATAACCAACTGGATGTGGCCGAGCCGACTCCAGAAGGGAAATATTACACGGTGAAATCGGGAGATTCATTGTCAAAAATCGCCAAGGAAGTTTATGGTGATCCAATGAAATACGGCGTTATTTTCGAGGCTAACAAGCCAATGCTGAAAGATCCGGATCTGATCTATCCTGATCAGGTATTGCGTATTCCTACGTTGTAA
- a CDS encoding outer membrane beta-barrel protein: MKRLKLAALVFFTSTVTALAQGNFEGGLKGGATFTHGHTTIPSVPLSASLAIPQLNNQNNGVGYGYSFGLWGRQNFNKFFIQVEVDYNRFVLNQKTDFTVPAAVAAVLAGQTLPAQIPASTPASINTVSESVLESVNIPILLGKKWAGGKLRAFIGPNLLFTTKAQAKRTSTATILSLSIPTPETTSDLKNPNPQSPTESILEVKSFTYAAEIGVGYTFFNRLDLDARYAVPVGGIYKNKDITGYLGIATLSLGIRLF; the protein is encoded by the coding sequence ATGAAACGACTAAAACTTGCTGCGCTGGTGTTCTTCACAAGTACGGTAACTGCATTAGCTCAGGGTAATTTTGAAGGTGGCCTTAAAGGAGGTGCCACATTCACACATGGTCACACAACAATCCCGTCAGTTCCCCTTTCCGCTTCTCTTGCCATTCCTCAGTTGAATAATCAGAATAACGGGGTTGGCTATGGCTATTCGTTCGGACTTTGGGGTCGCCAGAACTTCAACAAATTCTTTATACAGGTTGAAGTTGACTACAATAGGTTCGTTCTCAATCAGAAAACGGACTTCACAGTACCCGCAGCCGTTGCTGCCGTTCTGGCTGGCCAAACGCTTCCTGCACAAATACCGGCTTCAACTCCCGCCAGCATCAATACCGTTTCGGAATCAGTACTTGAATCCGTCAATATTCCAATCTTACTTGGCAAAAAATGGGCGGGTGGTAAATTACGGGCATTCATTGGGCCAAATCTGCTGTTTACAACCAAAGCCCAGGCTAAGCGAACATCGACAGCAACAATTTTGTCGCTTAGTATCCCAACGCCGGAAACGACATCTGATTTAAAAAATCCGAACCCACAAAGCCCTACGGAAAGTATTCTTGAGGTTAAATCATTTACATACGCGGCCGAAATTGGCGTCGGGTATACATTCTTCAATCGCTTGGATCTCGACGCCCGGTATGCGGTACCCGTGGGCGGAATCTACAAAAACAAAGATATTACCGGTTATCTGGGTATTGCCACTTTATCACTTGGCATTCGATTATTTTAG
- a CDS encoding PASTA domain-containing protein, whose protein sequence is MAKISTRSLPDLLIQIGIILALVAVLFLGFFFVYLPFTTNHGQTITVPDVSKLSFDEMKNILNDRNLRYEVSDCTFVAGAQPLTVFQQYPRANSKVKEGRKIYLTLIKRVPPMVSMPNLVDMIDRSAARTLESLGLVEGERTYVPDVAKNSVLRQLYNGKEIVPGTPVPKGARIDLEVGDGLGNTMFEVPNVVGLQLDEAEAAIRGSNLKVGTKISVEDPEKEVGTVVRQRPEARSGERIRVGETMDLWVVGPIEPNQE, encoded by the coding sequence ATGGCTAAAATCAGCACACGCTCCCTTCCTGACCTGCTGATTCAGATTGGCATCATCCTGGCTCTGGTAGCCGTTTTATTTCTGGGTTTCTTTTTTGTGTATTTGCCATTTACAACCAATCATGGCCAAACGATTACCGTTCCGGATGTTTCCAAGTTGAGTTTTGACGAGATGAAAAATATCCTGAACGACCGTAATCTTCGCTATGAAGTCAGTGATTGTACATTTGTGGCGGGTGCGCAGCCACTGACAGTCTTTCAGCAGTATCCGCGGGCCAATTCAAAAGTGAAAGAAGGTCGTAAAATCTACCTTACGCTTATTAAGCGCGTTCCACCGATGGTATCGATGCCTAATCTGGTCGATATGATCGACCGTAGCGCAGCCCGAACCTTAGAATCGCTCGGATTGGTTGAGGGCGAGCGGACCTATGTGCCGGATGTCGCCAAGAATTCAGTACTCCGCCAGCTCTATAATGGCAAGGAAATTGTGCCCGGTACTCCTGTGCCAAAGGGTGCCCGAATTGATCTTGAAGTTGGCGATGGGCTAGGGAATACGATGTTTGAGGTTCCTAACGTTGTAGGATTGCAACTTGATGAGGCCGAAGCGGCTATTCGTGGCTCGAACCTGAAAGTTGGCACGAAAATTTCCGTAGAAGATCCTGAAAAGGAAGTTGGTACGGTTGTTCGGCAACGGCCCGAAGCCCGATCGGGCGAGCGAATCCGTGTTGGCGAAACAATGGATTTGTGGGTTGTAGGGCCGATTGAACCAAATCAGGAATAA